The genomic segment GGCtaacatatgtaaacattagCTGCTGAAATATCAATGACAGTCTGCTGCGTGAGATCATGTGAGGCGATCGCTCTGGCATGATAACCTTattaatatcttgtagtgtgtgatgtgcCACGTCTtcatatcttgtagtgtgtgcatgtttaagatttgagagaagataatctgcaaagattctccttatgggtgtgctgcaaccagatttcataatcagttaggattttaaaactcGTGAGGTATTAGCCTGGCTTAAGTCCACGAGACCTCAGGGTCTCCCATTCGTCATTGTAGCTTTCAGAAAGGTGCTCGCAAACACCCCCTTTGTGGCCACTATGGCCCTCGATGCGCACTTCTGCTGAGCCCGCACTGAAGCAAGTAGTGATGTGTCGTTCATGAacaattagtttaattttaggCAATCTTTAATATGACTCGGGAACATTGAGTTGACCGCACATGTGCAACATCCAATTGGTTCTTTACAGGAAACAgaaatgattagttcacctcTAGAGTCTTCAGGTCAAGTCATTCGTTCATCCTGTGACTGCCCCTTAGGCCCTGTTACAAACGGCACACTTCATGTGCAATTGCAGTCTTGCAGACTTACAAAGGCTGCCATGTGCATGTCTAATGCTGCGTTCAGGTTGTCCTGGGATGTTCGTACTTACGAGTTCACAAGTCGTCATTACGACATCAGGTGCACTGAAGTCACTTTGGTCAGAACAAGATGGCAGTGTACCTTTCCTACATAAAATTCAACAAGTTTTTAaactctgcatctacaaaaTGATGAATAAAGAATTTGTAtcattgtgtttttgctttgctctgtttttattcaattttttattcagtgaagGCGATGTAAACTGCATATCATTATATATTCTATGgtaattatacaataatatattatgttGTATATGTaacttatatagttttattatacattacaaaaaaatctgagCTCCGCAGCAGACTTCTGCCCGACAGGCAGGGCCACATTACATCACAAAAGTGTGGATTTTTGACTGCAAGAGTTTAGGGTGTGATTTGTGACCAGTTAATTCTTAACATTTATACGTTCACATGCATGTGATGTCATTAACAATGGCTCTATGTTGTTGgactaatgtggttcaaacaaCGAAGGTGCGACTGTGTTTGGTAAACAGTCGTAACTAGTTAGTTtttttccacaacaatgcatctTACTATGGTGGTTAATTAGCGAATTACCTCATTGTACGGGAAACACACCCTGGGAGGTGAAAGAAACTAAAAGACTGCACAACCtgaaacaatgaattaatcatttCTGTTTCGCAGAATTTGGCCTTGGTtgcattatagttttattaacaaTCTCATTTGAAATATTGTGTATGTGTTGTGGAACTTGGCTATTAACATGCAACATTTTATCTTctgctgaaataaacaaaatgaaaaaaatagatttatttattttgatgaagGAGATTACTTATCTGAAATGATCTGTACAATGATCTGATCTTCCCATCACTAGAAGCGAGCTCCACAGCAGACTTCTACTGACAGTCAATGTGGAATTATGTCACAAATGTGTTGACTCAAAGGAAGACTGCGAGGGTTTAGGGTGTGATTTGGTACAGGGACATATAGACATGTCTATGAGTGGGCGGGACGCttcagattctagagagcatttgataggacagaaagtttgatgagaagctaaAGTGCAGTGTGATGTCATCAAAGTCGTTGATTTATATTGGTGAAAGTTAGAGactaagttttgaatgcttttatcttctaaatgtgaatgtgaatgcCATTGCTTTAGAGCACACTAGTTTATACACTATAAAaggttttcaccagtttcaacttaaaaacttaaggtcaacagctgccttcaaattttaagttaaatcaacttcaaactacaagtcatttcaactcactacaataaaatgagttaaaatgacttgtacttttatgttgatttaatttatgaGTTGAtgttacttgtacttttaagttgatttaaattttttaaatttgaattttaaggcagctgctgaattTGAAACTGGTggaaactttttacagtgtaattaacCTTAAGGTTAACatattaatagttaaaaaaaatctgagtcaATTCTGAGTTCATGGGAATTTAAAAACtaagattaaaaaattatttggttAGTGTCACAGTTGAGAAAGGCAAAGACGTGGTTAGTTTTGATTACAATGTTTATTTGACGTAAACTCAAGGACTTCCAACATAAACAAATGAAGGGTAATGAATATCCATAAGGTGGAAGCATAAAGCAGTATAAGGTTCAAAGTCTTATCTCTCAAATAATCCTTTCAAGTTCGTTTCCAGAAATCCTTGCATCGATCCGTCCAGGAAGGCAAGTAGAGACAGGTAGGTAATCCCAACGCTGAGACCTCAAGACCAGCTGCTGATTGAGTGGAGTGCATGTGCTTATATGTGTGCAGGTAAGTGGTATCAGGTGAATCCAATTAGAAGGCTGGTGATTGGGAACGAGTGACTGTGGCTGGTGAGACCGGTGTGAGCCTGGAGGGattctgggaaatgtagttCATGGAGAAACAGGATCAAGTGACGGACAGTGTGATGGAGGCTGGCGGATTtgtgacattacctccccctcccggaaggcgcgaccCTGCGCCTAAAGGAGCCCAGTCGTAGATGAAGGATTGCACCGGCCTTACAAGGAGCCAGGGTGACGTTGGCCTTTCAGGGAGCCAGGGTGGTGCTGTGCTTTCAGGAGGGCGTCCTGGAGGATAGGACACTGGAAGATGTTCAGGAGGaccaggctctggagggcgctcagGAGGAGTGGGCTCTGGAGGATGCTCTTGAGGAGCAGGCACAGGAAGGCGTACTTGAGGAGTGGATATCGGAGGGTGCTCAGTCACTGGAGGGCACTCTTGTGGAGCGGATATCGGAGGGTgctcttgacttgactctggaacaacagctgtatcttgagtTAACTCTGGAACATGAAGAttggctgtggcttgacttggttcgtggagacTGGCTATAACTCGACTTGATTTGTAGAGACCAGCTGTAACtcgacttggctcgtgaagaccagcagtgacttgacttgattcgtagagaccagctgtgacttgacttggcttgtgaagcttgactggacctgggaacaacagctgtagcttgacttgactcaggaaacacagctgcaacttgacttgactcaggaacggcACTCCTGGCCGTGACAAGGGAACTGGATTCGTTAGCGCATGGAACGGCACTCCTGGCCGTGGTGAGGGAACTGGATTTGTTAGCGCATGGAACGGCACTCCTGGCCGTGACGAGGAAACTGGATTCAGGCGAGATAGCCTTCTCTGCTCTGGCTGGGTGGCCATCTCGGCCGGGTGCTCCGGCTGGGCGGCCATCTCGGCCAGGCGCTCCGGCTTGGGGACCATCTCGGTCATGGATTTGaacttggcggccatcttggcagGGGACTCGGGCTTGGCAGCCATCTCGACCGGGGCATCAGACATGCCTGGGTACCGGAAGGTTGACGTGTCTGGTGGTTCGGTGACTGGCACACTGGAGTGCTCAGTGTTCAGCATGGTAGGGTGCTCGATGACCTGCGGGCCTGATGTTAGAGAGACTGGTTTCAGAGGACGGGCAGCGGATTTCAGTGCTGATCGGATGGAAGTGATTGCTGGGTCCGCCAGCTTTGCCCCCAGGTTAGCGCTGTTGGGCCCCAATTTGTGACCAGAGAAAATCTTGGAAGGATAGGGGTGACCACGGTCAGTGGCCCGGCATGTGGAAGATCTCGGCATAGGGTGAGCTGCCAAGGTGACGTAAGATTTAAAAGGGACAGGATGAGACTGGCACTcattcttttttcccctcttcgACTTCAAAGTTAGAGCCATTCAAATATAGAATGAGATTGATTAATTCAATTAAAGAGAAATCACACACAGGAAAACTGCAGCGAATAGTATTCTCGTTCAGTCCCATCTAAAAAAAACGGACATAACGAGGCGTCGGGCCAGCCCACCTGATGGGGATCGCTCGATGAATTCCGCCGCGTACTTCTCCAGGCAGTGACCACCCTGACGTAGATTGCACAGCCGATCCTCAGCCCACTACCGCTTAGTAATGATTCCGGTCATTATGAACTCTAATCTGTGGAAGTAAATCCTCTTTCGTTTGGgctggtcttctgtcacagtTGAGAAAGGCAAAGACGTGGTTAGTTTTGATCACAATGTTTATTTGATGTAAACTCAAAGTCTTATCTCTCAAATAATCTTTTTAAGTTCGTTTCCATAAATCCTTGCATCGATCCGTCCAGGAAGGTAAGTAGAGACAGGCAGGTAATCCCAACGTTGAGACCTCGAGACCAGCTGCTGACTGAGTGGAGTGCATGTGCTTATATGTGTGCAGGTAAGTGGTATCAGGGGAGTCCAATTAGAAGGCTGGTGATTGGGAACGAGTGACTGTGGCTGGTGAGACCAGTGTGAGCCTGGAGGGattctgggaaatgtagtttGTGGAGAAACCGGATCGAGTGACAGACAGTGTGATGGAGGTTGGCGGAtttgagtttttatttgaaaaaaaaaaaaaaaaaaaaaaaaaaaaaaaaaaaaaaaaaaaaaaaagttgacaaATGTGAATAGAATTTAGATTATTATGCAGTGTGTGAAGTGAGTTTATAAGCTTAATTGTGTGTCATGTAAAGTTTTCTCACCCTTtgtctttaaatatgaaaatgtagtttCTCTCTCTACATCGGGGTTTGAAGTCAATACAGGTCTTGAGTCTGAATTCCTCAAATGCTTTCAGTATCACACCTTTGGCATTGATTTctgtcaaaagaaaaaaaaaagagcaagtAAAACAGAAAGGCAGTGAGTGAGCAATTTAAAGCAATTATTAAGTTGTATTTAGAATGTCAGATACAGGTCAAAGCATAAATTCAACTGAATCTATTATATATTCACAGACCAAGGCTGCTGTCAAGGACGTACGGCACACTGGTCGGCCAACGATACTTTTCATCCAGAATAGTGTTTCTGTCTTCTCCCTGTTAAATAtggatttattatatttaataaagttttattattttgatgtttgtgatgTTTACTGCTTGAAACTTTACTGTATTTACACATTAGTTTGACCTCCTGATGATAATGTTGTCATTTTCTAAAGGTTAAGaatgtcttaaaaaaaatgtattatttttcaggCCTAGATTCAGTCCCTGTTTGTGGAAAGTGGCATAAGAATTTGCTCAAAGAAAACACTGACCTCCTGTATCAGAATATCTCCTTCCACCAGGTGAAGTCCTGCCGCTGTTGAACAGGACAGCAGTTAATAAAGTGTTATAAAAATTATGCTACAGATTTAAGATATGATATTAATGTTTCCACAAACCTTGATTTATATCAAAAATATCCCAGTCTTTTCCATCATCCACGTCAATCTCTGGATTtcccacagaaataaataaataatgaattaatttaaaaaggtcaaattcaGAGCATAATATatcaaatcatttaaaaacgaaaaatgtgattattgaatacattgttatattaaaattatgtgaTTGTTATGACTCACCTATGAGTGAAGATTTTGGCTTTGAAAGGAAACATTTGAGTGGTAAGTGTCAAAGTTGCCATTTACATCAACAAACTATTACAGTGCAAGCTTTGTTTATTGTATAACCTTCTATTATGAAATACTCACAAACTATATCATCATAAAACTCATTCAGTCTTGAACAAGGtcattacattataatataacatCAGCGGTTTTAGttttgctctaaaatatgaTAATTTGCTTTTGTTTAGCACAATATTAATCAACACATGATCACAAAGTCATTGTTTCTATGACACTGAATTCTACACTCACCAAACACAGCGCTGTGGTGCATACGCACAGAATCAGCAATGTATGGAGAGACGCCATGAGAACTCCAGTCTGAGCCGTTCTCTTCAGTGCATTGTGTATTAACCAATTTATAGAACAAAAGAGTTTAGTCTGCAATAATACAAGCTTGTATCCGATAGTATATGATTTCTTATGGTCAACTTGATATTATTAGATATTATAAAAGTAATGATTTGGCTAAGAGTTAGAAGGagtttaaagaaacatttcacccaaaattaaaatttgctgaagatttactcacccttgttaTGGAAAAATGATTACTCTTTTCATGAGAGTATTATAGAACAGGGTTTATTCTTGCAAGAGCAATCATACAGAGCATCTGCAGAATGTGTGACAAAGAGGAACACTTCAACTAAGTATTTATATCCTAATCAGACCAGGATGTTTCTATATCATCCAATCATaatgtcacagttctgtctgtttgtattcttggtttctcccattgtctccccccgtcgatctgtctactttggtttagtccttgttaacgttatctggttcacctgtctgtcattattagttagcCTTTATAAATCTGTCTTTGTTATGAGTTCCCTGTTggtctttattgttgatttGAGTTTCAGTGTGTGTGGATATGGCTcggtgttcctgcctgttcctcttgaaagtaattaaaataagatttgtttcgtacattgtatcctgtcttccatccagcaccagcaacCGTAACACATAATGCATACTCAACACATGTCTCCTTTTAGGGTATCTGTCTATTTCCCCTATAGGGCTGAGTAAGTACTTAATGCAAAGCATCTTACTAGAAGTTAGAGGATCAGTTGAACTTTAACTAGTACTAAATCTCGGGGGCTTAGTCACCCATGGTGGAATACCATTTAAATCTGTGAAATCATAATTTTTGGGCAACTCCACATACTTTATCATTTGGTGTGACACATGATAACAAAATGTCATGACAACATTTCTTATCACATTCAGAATGCAAGGCCATAAGCACATTAAGAATAAGCacagtaataataaagaatTACAGCTCTTTAATAAGCTAAAAGTAAAACAGACAATTGTTaggcttcaaaaacaaaataaatccaTCAAAGCAGGAACATTTGGAGTGGCCACATCAACAGTTTAGTacattctgaaaacaaaaaaaaaaaagaaaacactggtGAGCTCGGCAGCATAAAAAGACCTGGACATTCACAAAGGACAACAGTAGAGTATGATTGGATGGTTCTCTCCATGGTAAAGAAAAAGACTTTCACAACATCCAGCCAAGTGAAGAACGCTTTCCAGGAGGTAGCCGTGTCACTGTCAAACTCTACAATCAAGAGAAGACTTCACAAGAGCAAATACAGAGGGTTCACCACAAGTTGCAAAAAAAGGCCAGATTAGACTTtgctaaaaaaacatctaaaaaaccCAAACACCTCTGGAAAAGCATTCTTTGGATGGCTGAAATTAAGAACAGCTTGTACCAGAATGATGGGAAGAAAAAAGTATGGAGAAGGCTTGGAACAGCTCATGATCCAAAGCATAGCTTCCAGTGGCACTGGGTTACTGGTGTTTATTGATGATAAGACAGAAGCAGCCGGATGAATTCTGAAGTGTGTCATGCAAATAGTTGATTGGGTGGCGCTCCACTGACAATGGACAATGaccaaaaacatacagcaaaagcaaccCAGGAGTTTTTGATGGTAAAAAGGTGTAATATTCTGCAAAAATTCAGACATTTGATTTAtgattatgcatttatttaaagacaaAACTAAAGGCAGAAAGACCCACTGAAAATGGGGGTCTGTTTATAAAAATGGTTGTAACAAAGGAGGAAACCATTTTCTGGtgatgttatatttttgttcaacccCTTGAACAAATTTTATCCTGATTGTTTCATGTTAAATCTATTGTAGTTGCATACAGagccaaaattatgagaattgtGTCAGTGTTCAAATAAATACGGACCTGACTGTAGTTGCCACTCATTCTAGATGGTGTTGTCAATTTACATGTTCTAATCACTGATCTTGTAGTGCCAGAATCAACCATGAAAGGTAATCACCTGATATGCACTGTAACGTGAATtgggagacgagaggcgagcgggtccaaacgcaagcttttatttgtaGGGTGAGACAAAGACATGATCGAACAGGCagacaacagcaaacaggtatatagGAGCGCAAGAATATTCTTGACACAAGAATAGTCCGAGAAGTAGGCGTGGGTTGATCAGCTGCtgaacgtaatccaggggggAAAAGCGAATGGGTGATCCATGAAACAAGCGAGAAGTCCAAGAGGTAGGCTGCGAGACAGATGAAACGAGAAgaccaggcgagaaagctaaacacagggaacacATACAACAATCCAAAACACCACAATACTCTGTGAGTGACAGGGGGAAAGTCCAGAGCTTATATAGCacgatgggtgatgggagaaGTAGTCTGGGGTgcggtgcaacagtctgtgtgatgtgaaaGAGCAAGcgcgacctctggtggtgagcggaccgaagatcaccgaccagattcatgacatgCACAAAGTTATTCTTGGTAATAGTTTGTAagctttattttcatattattttcagacgaatgcaatcagaattatattaaaaattgttctggcTCCTTCAAGCTTTATAAGTAGTGGCCAAATCAACAGTATTTcttttcatcagtccaaaacaagtccagtaaagtgcatccatccataataaaaagttcCTCACGGGGGGTAAATAAAGgtctcctgtagtgaatcgatgcatttttgtaagaaaaatatccatatttaaaatgtaataatcactttaatctagcttgcgctcaCAGTTGTACATGGAAGCAGCTCCGGGAGGATGACGTTGGACGTTGGCGTTGTGCTTGCACCTGTGAGTTTCATAAAAaccaacatttatttacaaGAGCAAAGGAAGCAAGTTTCCTgatttagcaaaggaaaaccagtctcatCTTAgctcatttttctttacaaatccttgtttggTACTTCTAGTTTGtgactgttgttttgttttgttctttccaCTGCACAATGGTGATGTCATACATCATCCGCCCGGAGCTGCTTCGGTGTAACTGTTAGCGCAAGATTGAGAAAAGTGATTATTgcgttttaaatatgaatatttttcttgcaagccgtgtgaggcacttttataatggatggatgcgctttattggacttgttttggactgatgaagagaaacacctgcctattgccattataaagcttgaaggagacagaacaatttttaatataattccgattgcatttgtctgaaagaaagaagttatatacacctaggatgccttgagggtgagtaaataatgggctatttttaaattttggggggataaaaataaagatgttaactgatggactgaagcCATGTGGAATACAAcaaactgtgatgtttttatcagccatttggactgttagcacccattcactgcagaggatccattagtgagcaactGATGTAATGCTGATGTaatacatttctccaaacctgttctgatgaaggaacaaacttatctacatcttgggtggcctgagggtgagtacattttcagtcaatttttgagtaaactatttCTATAATTGCATACATCTTTTCCACAGtagaatgttttattaaaacttttattgcactttttttttgttgttgttgttcaaacATTTTCCAAAAGAAATAGCCACAAACATAAGTGCATATTACCAGCTAAACCTtgtatctgaaaaaaaagtgcaagAAGAACTAAAGTGCTAAAAGTTTTGGCAGATAAAGGCAGATAAGGCATGATCAATACCTGAGATCAGACAGCATATGAAAATACATCAATAATCAATCATTGTCTGTTGCATTAAATTTTACAACCACATAttgtattttacataacattggTAAAATCCTTCAATATTACATCTTCAGTGTACCATATCTTGGACTGATTTCTTAACTGTTTATACAAATTTTCCCTGTATGATGCTAGAATTGCACGCTTAATGTTCATCTCATCGCTTTGGTTGAGATTCTGTGGGTCAGAGAATTAAAGGATTACAGTTAAACACTGACATGTGTGTGAATATACATTTACTGGGGCAAAGTTTTTTGATTTATGTACATGTACATGACTTACAGTTATATCATCCAGGTGGTAGCAATGGTGTAGGTTGAGGTGGCCAATGAAGTTGCGGCTGTAGTACTGTGGACCACCGTGGGGTGTCTGCAAACACACTGGACACACCTAGAGGGCGCCAGAGGGCACACAAAAAATCTTGAGTGTTTCTCTGTTTCTCTGTTGCTGATACTGTAGCAGTCAGCAATACTGAGTCATTCCAAACTGTGTAATTTGGGGATGTTAAAAtgtgtgagcctggaccacaagaccagtcataagaagcacgggtatatttgtagcaatagccaacaatacactgtattatacattatatgtattttcttttatgccaaaaatcattaggatattaagtgaag from the Labeo rohita strain BAU-BD-2019 unplaced genomic scaffold, IGBB_LRoh.1.0 scaffold_114, whole genome shotgun sequence genome contains:
- the LOC127157652 gene encoding hatching enzyme 1.2-like, whose amino-acid sequence is MASLHTLLILCVCTTALCLPKSSLIEIDVDDGKDWDIFDINQAAGLHLVEGDILIQEGEDRNTILDEKYRWPTSVPYVLDSSLEINAKGVILKAFEEFRLKTCIDFKPRCRERNYIFIFKDKGIPPGSHWSHQPQSLVPNHQPSNWTPLIPLTCTHISTCTPLSQQLVSRSQRWDYLPVSTYLPGRIDARIYGNELKKII
- the LOC127157651 gene encoding uncharacterized protein LOC127157651 — protein: MPRSSTCRATDRGHPYPSKIFSGHKLGPNSANLGAKLADPAITSIRSALKSAARPLKPVSLTSGPQVIEHPTMLNTEHSSVPVTEPPDTSTFRYPGMSDAPVEMAAKPESPAKMAAKFKSMTEMVPKPERLAEMAAQPEHPAEMATQPEQRRLSRLNPVSSSRPGVPFHALTNPVPSPRPGVPFHALTNPVPLSRPGVPFLSQVKLQLCFLSQVKLQLLFPGPVKLHKPSQVTAGLYESSQVTAGLHEPSRVTAGLYKSSRVIASLHEPSQATANLHVPELTQDTAVVPESSQEHPPISAPQECPPVTEHPPISTPQVRLPVPAPQEHPPEPTPPERPPEPGPPEHLPVSYPPGRPPESTAPPWLPERPTSPWLLVRPVQSFIYDWAPLGAGSRLPGGGGNVTNPPASITLSVT